In the genome of Croceimicrobium hydrocarbonivorans, one region contains:
- a CDS encoding thioredoxin domain-containing protein: MFLDQNVLKSAKSPYLKQHASNPVHWQEWSAELIEKTIETDRLIILSIGYSACHWCHVMEREVFEQEDAALVMNQDFISIKVDREERPDIDEIYMRALQLMKGQGGWPLNMVCLPDGKPIWGGTYVPKDQWLKVLSQLAEMYREDRQQVINYGDQLTQGIQQSMLLSLERRPFEIAPEDLDSQFKIWQRSFDLEEGGTKRAPKFPMPVNWSYLLDYGISRQNEAALNQVEFSLDKMAMGGIYDQIGGGFARYSVDALWKVPHFEKMLYDNAQLIALYSKAYRHFKKELYLEVLEQSWDFLLREMRDESGAWYSALDADSEGEEGKYYIWTADELQKLIPATDWALFAAYYSINENGYWENGQYILLRRESAEALAHRFGIEIADLKVKVKTWQNILLKEREQRIKPGLDNKALCSWNALMISAACETYRATGQDQYLKIAEETAQWILEHQSGDAHQLFHAWQDGEAHIEGLLEDYAFSIEAFIQLWQISAKEEYLHQAKAWTEKVSQDFEDRSSGLFYTRPMSGEKLISPGMETQDNVMPSANSTMAHNLFKLGLVFAKSLWTEQAQQNLGHLKSQFLEYGESYANWSRLALYQDPNFYELALIGSDTAAWQKDLEKDYHPLHFLFRSEKATEIPAFKDRWTEDSNRIFPCQKGACQLPYTELDSFKSDFH; encoded by the coding sequence ATGTTTCTGGATCAAAATGTCCTTAAATCTGCCAAAAGCCCTTATCTGAAACAGCATGCCAGCAATCCTGTACATTGGCAAGAATGGTCGGCAGAGCTTATTGAGAAGACCATTGAAACCGACCGACTTATTATTTTAAGCATTGGATACAGTGCCTGCCATTGGTGCCACGTGATGGAGCGAGAAGTTTTTGAGCAGGAAGATGCTGCGCTGGTGATGAATCAAGATTTCATTTCCATAAAAGTAGATCGGGAGGAAAGACCCGACATTGACGAAATTTATATGCGTGCCCTTCAACTAATGAAAGGGCAAGGAGGCTGGCCTTTAAACATGGTATGCTTGCCCGATGGGAAACCTATTTGGGGCGGTACTTACGTCCCCAAAGATCAATGGTTGAAAGTATTAAGCCAGCTCGCCGAAATGTACCGTGAAGACCGACAACAGGTTATCAATTACGGTGATCAGCTTACCCAGGGTATTCAACAAAGTATGCTCCTAAGCCTGGAACGTCGACCTTTTGAAATTGCTCCTGAAGATCTGGATAGTCAATTTAAGATTTGGCAACGCAGCTTTGACCTCGAAGAAGGGGGCACCAAAAGAGCGCCGAAATTCCCCATGCCGGTTAATTGGTCCTATTTACTCGATTACGGAATAAGCCGTCAAAATGAAGCTGCCCTTAATCAGGTGGAATTTAGTTTGGATAAAATGGCCATGGGCGGAATCTATGATCAAATCGGTGGTGGTTTTGCCCGCTATTCGGTAGATGCCCTTTGGAAGGTTCCTCATTTTGAAAAGATGCTCTACGACAATGCGCAGTTAATCGCGCTTTACAGCAAAGCTTATCGCCATTTTAAAAAAGAACTTTATTTGGAGGTGCTGGAGCAAAGCTGGGATTTTCTACTTCGCGAGATGAGAGACGAGTCTGGAGCCTGGTATTCTGCCTTGGATGCCGATAGCGAGGGTGAAGAAGGAAAATACTATATCTGGACGGCCGACGAATTACAAAAGCTTATTCCGGCAACAGACTGGGCCTTATTTGCCGCCTATTATTCCATTAACGAAAATGGATATTGGGAAAATGGTCAATACATCCTTCTGCGAAGAGAATCAGCGGAAGCCCTGGCCCATCGCTTTGGAATTGAAATAGCTGATTTAAAAGTCAAGGTTAAGACCTGGCAAAACATCCTACTTAAAGAAAGAGAGCAGCGCATTAAACCTGGCCTGGACAATAAGGCTCTTTGTAGCTGGAATGCTTTGATGATTAGCGCTGCTTGCGAAACTTATCGAGCAACAGGCCAGGATCAATATCTTAAAATAGCGGAGGAAACGGCCCAATGGATTTTAGAGCATCAAAGCGGTGATGCCCATCAGCTATTCCATGCCTGGCAGGATGGTGAAGCTCATATTGAGGGTCTGCTGGAAGATTATGCCTTTAGCATTGAAGCCTTTATTCAATTATGGCAAATCAGCGCTAAGGAGGAATATCTTCATCAGGCGAAAGCCTGGACAGAAAAAGTAAGCCAGGATTTTGAAGACCGCAGCAGTGGCTTATTTTACACCCGACCTATGAGCGGAGAAAAATTAATTAGTCCGGGCATGGAAACCCAGGATAATGTGATGCCTTCCGCCAATTCAACCATGGCCCATAATTTATTTAAACTGGGCTTAGTCTTTGCCAAAAGCCTTTGGACCGAACAAGCTCAGCAAAATTTAGGGCATCTTAAAAGCCAATTTTTGGAATATGGTGAATCCTATGCCAACTGGTCACGCTTAGCGCTTTATCAGGATCCCAATTTTTATGAGCTGGCTCTTATTGGTTCCGATACCGCTGCCTGGCAAAAGGATTTGGAGAAAGACTACCATCCCTTGCATTTCCTATTTCGATCGGAAAAGGCAACGGAAATCCCTGCTTTTAAAGATAGATGGACCGAAGATTCTAATCGAATCTTCCCTTGCCAAAAAGGCGCTTGCCAATTACCTTATACGGAGCTAGATTCCTTTAAGTCAGATTTTCATTAA
- a CDS encoding inorganic phosphate transporter gives MDIYLILVIALLILAIGDLVVGVSNDAVNFLTSAIGSRVATQRTILIIAAAGVFAGAAFSSGMMEVARKGIFNPSFFSFADVMIIFMAVMITDIILLDAFNSFGMPTSTTVSIVFELLGASVMVGWLMLRRGEHQELELLDLINTSKAGQIIAGIFISIGVAFSVGALSQWVSRLWFTFNIRRGVKKYGALFAGICMTIIIYFLVIKGIKGAQFGGDISAFFMKNALVIVAGSFLFSTIVLFALQRLFDVNPLKIVVLAGTFALAMAFAGNDLVNFIGVPITGYQSYNMWQDSGLAAEAFSMSSLAEAVQTPKELLFIAGLIMVVTLWFSAKARKVTDTSVKLGSQGAVDERFKPNMISSGIISVATGFSNFFTAVVPNRALERIDARFKFEEVTEKDRPAFDLLRAAVNLVIASILIAFASSLKLPLSTTYVSFMVAMGASLADRAWGAGSAPYRVAGVVNVIGGWFLTAIVAFVASALIALLINMGGNWVAVGLFLVALAALLHSNRRKK, from the coding sequence ATGGACATATACTTAATTCTTGTCATTGCCCTTCTCATTCTGGCCATTGGAGATCTGGTAGTAGGGGTTAGTAACGATGCTGTGAACTTCTTGACTTCTGCAATTGGCTCTCGTGTAGCCACGCAAAGAACGATATTAATCATAGCCGCAGCGGGGGTTTTTGCCGGAGCCGCATTTTCGAGTGGTATGATGGAGGTGGCCCGAAAGGGAATCTTCAATCCTAGTTTTTTCAGTTTTGCGGATGTGATGATCATCTTCATGGCGGTGATGATTACCGATATCATCTTATTGGATGCCTTCAATAGCTTTGGTATGCCCACCAGTACCACGGTTTCCATAGTTTTCGAATTATTGGGGGCCAGTGTAATGGTAGGTTGGTTGATGTTGCGTCGTGGTGAGCATCAAGAACTGGAATTACTGGACTTGATCAATACCAGCAAGGCAGGCCAGATTATAGCCGGGATATTTATATCTATAGGGGTCGCCTTTAGCGTAGGGGCCTTATCACAATGGGTTTCCCGCCTGTGGTTTACCTTCAATATTCGTCGGGGTGTAAAAAAATACGGGGCTCTCTTTGCCGGAATCTGTATGACCATAATCATATACTTCTTGGTAATCAAAGGAATTAAAGGAGCTCAGTTCGGTGGAGATATCAGCGCCTTTTTCATGAAGAATGCATTGGTAATTGTGGCGGGCTCTTTCCTCTTCAGCACGATTGTATTATTTGCCTTGCAACGTCTGTTCGATGTGAACCCACTTAAAATTGTAGTATTGGCCGGAACCTTTGCTTTGGCAATGGCTTTTGCGGGTAACGATTTGGTGAATTTTATTGGGGTGCCTATTACCGGCTATCAATCCTACAATATGTGGCAAGACTCTGGTTTAGCGGCGGAGGCTTTTAGTATGAGCTCATTAGCCGAAGCGGTGCAAACTCCAAAAGAATTACTTTTTATCGCCGGCTTAATTATGGTGGTTACCCTCTGGTTTTCAGCGAAAGCAAGAAAGGTTACCGATACCTCCGTGAAATTAGGATCACAGGGTGCCGTAGATGAGCGTTTTAAGCCCAATATGATTTCCAGCGGAATTATTTCGGTGGCCACTGGTTTTTCCAATTTCTTTACTGCTGTGGTTCCCAATCGTGCCTTAGAAAGAATTGACGCACGCTTTAAGTTTGAAGAAGTTACTGAGAAGGATCGTCCTGCCTTTGACTTGCTAAGGGCTGCCGTAAACTTGGTTATTGCCAGTATCTTAATTGCATTCGCATCCAGCTTAAAGCTGCCTCTTTCTACTACCTATGTTTCCTTTATGGTGGCTATGGGAGCAAGTTTGGCGGATCGGGCCTGGGGTGCAGGCAGCGCTCCTTATCGAGTGGCTGGAGTAGTGAATGTAATTGGAGGTTGGTTCCTTACCGCTATTGTGGCTTTTGTTGCTTCGGCACTGATTGCCCTCTTAATCAATATGGGCGGAAATTGGGTGGCCGTGGGATTGTTTCTAGTGGCGTTAGCCGCCTTATTGCACAGTAACCGTCGTAAGAAATAA
- a CDS encoding dipeptidase has protein sequence MSSQKEYLEQNKERFVEELFELLRIPSISADSAYKNDVLKTADAVAESLRKAGAENVEICETPGYPIVYADKIVDPSLPTVLVYGHYDVQPPDPLDLWTTEPFEPVIRKTEIHPDGAIFARGACDDKGQMFMHVKALEVMNQTGTLACNVKFMIEGEEEVGSENLGWFVSRNQEKLAADVILISDTGMIANDSPSITTGLRGLSYVEVKVTGPNRDLHSGLYGGAVANPINVLTNMIASLQDDNKHITIPGFYEDVQELSDAEREAMAKAPFNLDNYKKALDLSDVDGELGYSTMERASIRPTLDVNGIWGGYQGEGAKTVIPSWAKAKISMRLVPHQEPGKITELFQKHFEAIAPKSVKVEVTPHHGGLPYVSPTDDPGYRAASKAMEDSFGKTPVPVRSGGSIPIVALFEKELGLKSILMGFGLDSDAIHSPNEHYGLFNYYKGIETIPHFFKHFAALKSE, from the coding sequence ATGTCCTCTCAAAAAGAATACCTTGAGCAGAATAAAGAGCGCTTTGTAGAAGAGCTTTTTGAATTACTGCGCATTCCCAGTATTTCGGCCGATAGTGCCTATAAAAATGATGTTTTAAAAACTGCTGATGCGGTGGCGGAAAGCCTTCGTAAAGCAGGTGCCGAGAACGTTGAAATTTGTGAGACCCCCGGCTATCCCATCGTTTATGCTGATAAAATTGTAGACCCTTCTTTACCCACGGTATTGGTATATGGCCACTACGATGTACAACCACCCGATCCTCTGGATTTATGGACTACCGAGCCTTTTGAGCCAGTAATTCGCAAAACCGAAATTCACCCCGATGGAGCCATTTTTGCCCGCGGTGCCTGTGATGATAAGGGCCAAATGTTTATGCATGTAAAAGCTCTGGAAGTAATGAACCAGACTGGAACCTTAGCTTGCAATGTAAAGTTCATGATTGAAGGGGAAGAAGAAGTAGGTTCCGAAAATTTAGGTTGGTTCGTAAGTCGCAATCAAGAGAAATTAGCCGCTGATGTGATCCTGATTTCGGATACCGGAATGATCGCTAACGACAGTCCTAGCATTACTACCGGCCTGCGTGGTTTAAGCTATGTGGAGGTAAAAGTTACCGGACCCAATCGCGATTTACACTCCGGACTTTACGGTGGTGCGGTGGCCAACCCCATCAACGTTTTGACCAATATGATTGCCAGCCTGCAGGATGACAATAAGCATATCACCATTCCGGGTTTCTACGAAGATGTTCAGGAACTTAGTGATGCCGAAAGAGAAGCAATGGCTAAGGCCCCCTTCAATTTGGATAATTACAAAAAGGCCCTTGATCTTAGCGATGTTGATGGCGAATTAGGTTACAGCACCATGGAACGTGCTTCTATCCGCCCAACCTTAGATGTTAATGGTATTTGGGGAGGCTATCAGGGTGAAGGTGCCAAAACGGTAATTCCATCTTGGGCTAAAGCCAAAATTTCCATGCGTCTGGTACCTCATCAAGAACCCGGGAAAATCACTGAGCTTTTCCAAAAGCATTTTGAAGCGATTGCCCCTAAGTCTGTGAAGGTGGAAGTGACCCCTCATCACGGTGGATTGCCTTATGTTTCGCCAACCGACGATCCGGGCTATAGAGCTGCAAGCAAAGCCATGGAAGATAGTTTTGGAAAAACTCCTGTGCCCGTGCGCAGTGGTGGCAGTATTCCTATTGTGGCCTTATTTGAAAAGGAATTAGGCCTTAAAAGTATCCTGATGGGCTTTGGTTTGGATAGCGACGCTATTCACTCGCCTAATGAGCACTATGGCTTATTCAACTACTACAAGGGAATCGAAACCATCCCTCATTTCTTTAAGCATTTTGCTGCGCTGAAAAGCGAATAA
- a CDS encoding Kelch repeat-containing protein, with protein sequence MRTLLILLLLLPGLRAQNWQSLADYPGIAVDDASAFSIGDSAYFGAGLTSWWAPRANFFGLDLQNYQWFPIAALPAGKERHYAAAFSTKSHGYLFGGYNGQNFLNDLWRYDPQLDQWTELSPMPDSGRSGMACFRLGDTAYFVGGKNDSNYALAEVWAYAISSDTWHQLQDFPFGARWAASATAFNGSGYLLFGRNEQDEFQKGFYSYHPQRDQWTHLSNFMGSGRSHASLQRIGAELYAGFGIDSAGNYYSDLQIYDSLSQSWQNLNAIPGAARKGGMAISTEGKFIYCTGIISGGQWSKETWLFEAQLGLAENKSKGNRKLLQIVDLLGRPISEEAKGIQIWLYSDGSSEKHWCP encoded by the coding sequence ATGCGTACTTTGCTTATTCTCCTTCTTTTATTACCAGGTCTAAGAGCCCAAAATTGGCAGTCTCTGGCGGATTATCCGGGTATTGCGGTGGATGATGCTTCGGCATTTAGCATTGGCGATTCCGCTTATTTTGGTGCAGGCTTAACATCCTGGTGGGCTCCACGCGCCAATTTCTTTGGTTTGGATTTACAGAATTATCAATGGTTCCCAATTGCTGCTTTGCCTGCAGGAAAAGAGCGACATTATGCCGCTGCTTTTAGTACCAAGAGTCATGGATATTTGTTTGGCGGTTACAATGGTCAGAACTTCTTAAATGACCTTTGGCGCTACGATCCTCAATTAGATCAATGGACAGAATTAAGTCCCATGCCCGATTCAGGAAGATCGGGGATGGCTTGTTTTCGACTTGGTGATACAGCCTATTTTGTGGGGGGTAAGAATGATTCGAATTATGCTTTAGCAGAAGTATGGGCTTATGCTATAAGTTCAGACACCTGGCATCAATTGCAGGATTTTCCATTTGGCGCTCGCTGGGCGGCCTCAGCCACGGCATTTAATGGAAGTGGCTATTTGTTGTTTGGTCGTAATGAGCAGGATGAATTTCAAAAAGGCTTTTACTCTTATCATCCACAAAGGGATCAATGGACCCATTTATCCAACTTTATGGGATCGGGTCGTTCGCATGCCTCTTTGCAGAGGATAGGGGCTGAGTTATATGCAGGTTTTGGCATCGATAGTGCGGGAAATTATTATTCCGATTTGCAGATATACGATAGCCTCAGTCAAAGCTGGCAGAACCTTAATGCTATTCCAGGTGCAGCTCGCAAGGGCGGCATGGCAATTAGCACGGAAGGTAAATTTATTTACTGCACCGGGATTATTTCAGGAGGGCAATGGTCTAAAGAAACCTGGCTTTTTGAGGCTCAGTTGGGACTAGCGGAAAATAAGTCTAAAGGAAATCGAAAGCTTCTTCAAATAGTAGATCTTTTGGGAAGACCTATTTCGGAGGAAGCGAAGGGTATTCAAATTTGGCTTTACTCTGATGGTAGTAGTGAAAAGCATTGGTGCCCCTAA
- a CDS encoding endo-1,4-beta-xylanase — translation MYRKLLILLILAVACKPKQTESCALQPALYQLSDFPIGCAVDLNKLDYNPTYAQLLGQQFNQLSPENIMKPEHIHPQPNYYHWSEVDSLLSYCQKEHKSLHGHTLIWHQQLPPWMEEFEGTTAEWEAMFKDHIQSICRHFKGKVRAWDVVNEAFNEDGTLRNSIWKQHLGAAYIEKAFRYAHEADPDALLFYNDFNLAINPKKRAAVLSLLKNLKQRGLALDGIGLQMHISIAFPENRVIESAFQDFSKAGFLVHISELDISVNPYGGDFQAGAEIWERQAQKLAAVISLYKQIENSQRYGITFWGLSDADSWIPSAFNRKDYPLLFDGNYQAKAAYCKMKESL, via the coding sequence TTGTACCGAAAGCTTCTGATACTGTTGATATTGGCGGTTGCCTGTAAACCCAAGCAAACTGAATCTTGCGCTTTGCAGCCCGCTTTGTATCAGTTATCCGATTTTCCAATTGGCTGTGCCGTCGATCTAAATAAGCTGGATTATAATCCGACCTATGCTCAGTTATTAGGGCAGCAGTTTAACCAGCTTAGCCCTGAAAACATAATGAAGCCTGAGCACATTCATCCCCAGCCTAATTATTACCATTGGTCTGAGGTGGATAGCCTGCTTAGCTATTGCCAAAAGGAGCATAAAAGCCTGCATGGTCATACCTTAATTTGGCATCAACAACTTCCACCTTGGATGGAAGAATTTGAAGGTACCACAGCCGAATGGGAAGCAATGTTTAAGGATCATATTCAAAGTATTTGTAGGCATTTCAAAGGAAAGGTTCGGGCTTGGGATGTGGTAAATGAGGCTTTTAATGAAGATGGAACCTTGCGCAATTCTATTTGGAAGCAGCATTTAGGGGCCGCTTATATTGAAAAGGCTTTTCGCTATGCCCATGAGGCGGATCCGGATGCGCTCTTGTTCTACAATGATTTTAACCTGGCTATAAATCCCAAGAAAAGAGCAGCTGTTTTAAGCTTGCTGAAGAATTTGAAGCAGCGCGGCCTTGCCCTTGATGGCATAGGATTGCAAATGCATATTTCAATAGCCTTTCCTGAGAATAGAGTGATTGAATCAGCCTTTCAAGATTTTTCGAAAGCTGGTTTTTTGGTGCATATATCTGAACTGGATATTTCGGTAAACCCTTATGGGGGCGACTTTCAAGCTGGCGCTGAAATCTGGGAACGCCAGGCGCAAAAGCTAGCTGCGGTAATTAGCTTGTATAAGCAGATAGAAAACTCCCAACGCTATGGAATCACGTTTTGGGGATTAAGTGATGCGGATAGTTGGATTCCCAGCGCCTTTAATCGAAAGGATTATCCATTACTCTTTGATGGGAATTATCAAGCGAAAGCTGCCTATTGTAAAATGAAAGAAAGTTTATGA
- a CDS encoding VOC family protein: MTTVNVYLTFNGNCEEAFNFYRSIFGGEFAMFSRFNEMPSDEGNQMPEEEGNRIMHVGLPISKETMLMGSDTGGEWAANFQTGNNFSISVSTDSRAKADQYFNDLAVGGQVIMPMNDTFWGDYFGMCVDQFGINWMVGFNAEIAR; the protein is encoded by the coding sequence ATGACCACCGTAAATGTATACCTCACTTTTAATGGCAATTGCGAAGAGGCCTTTAATTTTTACCGTTCCATTTTTGGAGGTGAATTCGCTATGTTTTCCCGTTTCAATGAGATGCCCTCTGATGAAGGAAATCAAATGCCGGAGGAAGAAGGAAACCGAATTATGCACGTGGGTTTGCCTATCAGTAAGGAAACCATGCTAATGGGGAGTGATACCGGTGGAGAATGGGCGGCAAATTTTCAGACAGGGAATAATTTCTCTATTTCTGTAAGTACTGATAGTCGTGCTAAGGCCGACCAGTATTTCAATGATTTGGCAGTAGGAGGTCAGGTAATTATGCCCATGAATGATACCTTTTGGGGGGATTATTTTGGGATGTGTGTAGATCAATTCGGAATTAACTGGATGGTCGGTTTTAATGCGGAGATTGCTAGATAA